One genomic segment of Aminivibrio sp. includes these proteins:
- a CDS encoding RsmD family RNA methyltransferase — protein MKEARPTSGKVLQALFNILGNMRDKSFLDLFSGTGRVARMARDRGAAPIAAVEIVPRRVKEIRSLFPGDEGVTILTMDVRRAVVFLRRKGFLFDVIFADPPYGAGWPSVLGSILFPPEGSLLAPGGAAVVEHSAREKMPEGEGWRVIDTREYGDTVLTFLSSAGRGGEE, from the coding sequence AAGCCCGTCCAACCTCAGGGAAAGTCCTGCAGGCTCTTTTCAACATTCTCGGCAACATGCGGGACAAATCGTTCCTCGACCTGTTTTCCGGGACGGGCAGAGTGGCCCGCATGGCGAGGGACCGTGGAGCGGCTCCTATAGCGGCCGTGGAAATCGTGCCCCGGAGGGTGAAGGAAATAAGATCCCTTTTTCCCGGAGATGAAGGTGTTACCATACTGACCATGGATGTCAGAAGAGCCGTTGTTTTTTTGCGGAGAAAGGGCTTTTTGTTCGACGTAATTTTCGCCGACCCTCCCTACGGGGCAGGGTGGCCTTCCGTTTTGGGATCAATTCTCTTCCCCCCCGAAGGATCCCTTCTCGCTCCGGGAGGAGCGGCGGTCGTGGAACATTCGGCAAGGGAGAAAATGCCGGAAGGGGAAGGGTGGCGGGTTATTGACACCCGCGAATACGGAGACACGGTCCTGACATTTCTCTCGTCTGCCGGGAGAGGGGGAGAAGAATGA
- the coaD gene encoding pantetheine-phosphate adenylyltransferase has product MKRSISAVYPGSFDPITNGHIYIAERAAALFDEVVVSVLLNTQKKAAFSLEERKAMAREALSHLPNVKVDSFSGLLVDFLRQEQSRIIIRGLRALSDFEYEFQLALMNRQLAPEIETLFIVTEARYSYLSSHAVKEIYQFGGAVHDMVPPGVFRRLRERFPLPGNILP; this is encoded by the coding sequence ATGAAACGATCCATCAGCGCGGTCTACCCTGGTTCCTTCGACCCGATCACCAACGGGCACATCTACATCGCGGAACGGGCTGCCGCCCTTTTCGACGAGGTTGTGGTCAGCGTCCTGCTGAATACCCAAAAAAAGGCGGCTTTTTCTTTGGAAGAGCGAAAGGCAATGGCACGGGAGGCTTTGAGCCATCTCCCCAACGTCAAGGTTGACTCTTTCTCGGGACTCCTCGTAGACTTTCTGCGGCAGGAGCAGAGCCGCATCATAATCAGGGGGCTCAGAGCCCTTTCGGATTTCGAGTACGAGTTCCAGCTTGCCCTTATGAACAGGCAGCTTGCCCCGGAAATCGAGACGTTGTTCATCGTTACCGAAGCTCGGTATTCATACCTCTCGAGCCATGCGGTGAAGGAGATATACCAGTTCGGAGGAGCAGTTCACGACATGGTCCCCCCGGGGGTCTTTCGGCGGCTCAGGGAACGTTTTCCCCTTCCGGGAAACATTCTCCCATGA
- a CDS encoding nucleotidyltransferase family protein — protein MYKKIIGIVAEYNPFHKGHLFHLEKAKENKDDAIVVVLSSYFTQRGEPAVMSKWDRAESALRAGANLVLELPAFFSCHNAGVFAAGAVDILAATGVVDSLSFGMEQPEFNTTPLLDILVHEPSHFKDNLKKKLNSGFSYVKARAAALEEIQGGWGTFVSLPNNTLALSYMERILRKGYCISCRPVRRTGAGFHDTDLGNVFPSAAAVRKALAEGKRQEAEKALPPSTVRILNRCITNGKVVLSREMLWRLIRFLIIRTSSEELARSSEMTEGMENRLLKYAALSSSWSGFVSKCTTARYPRGRIQRQLIHFLLGIDHGENRELQRSGPQYIRVLGADKVGMEILRKMRSSSRLPVMGKAPAGMKGEALLLAGIEQSACNVWEELTAVFSPGEEKKRYPLMGECFPEGENVP, from the coding sequence ATATATAAAAAAATAATAGGTATTGTGGCCGAATATAACCCGTTCCATAAGGGACATCTTTTCCATCTTGAAAAAGCAAAAGAAAACAAGGACGACGCCATCGTCGTCGTGCTGTCGTCTTATTTTACCCAGCGGGGCGAGCCTGCCGTGATGAGCAAATGGGACAGGGCGGAATCCGCGCTCCGGGCCGGGGCCAATCTCGTGCTCGAACTGCCGGCCTTTTTTTCCTGTCATAATGCCGGCGTTTTCGCCGCCGGAGCTGTGGATATTCTCGCTGCCACAGGTGTGGTGGATTCTCTTTCTTTTGGAATGGAACAGCCCGAATTCAACACGACCCCTCTTCTTGATATTCTAGTGCACGAACCCTCACATTTCAAGGATAATCTGAAAAAAAAGCTGAATTCGGGATTTTCCTACGTCAAGGCCCGGGCAGCAGCCCTGGAAGAAATTCAGGGTGGATGGGGGACCTTCGTTTCGCTGCCGAACAATACCCTGGCCCTTTCCTATATGGAGAGGATTCTAAGAAAAGGGTACTGCATTTCCTGCAGACCTGTCCGGCGGACGGGAGCCGGGTTTCATGACACGGACCTCGGAAACGTATTCCCGAGCGCTGCGGCGGTGAGGAAAGCCCTGGCGGAAGGCAAGCGGCAAGAGGCCGAAAAAGCCCTGCCCCCCTCTACCGTCAGGATACTGAACCGATGCATCACGAACGGGAAAGTGGTTCTTTCCAGGGAAATGCTCTGGAGGCTGATCCGCTTCCTTATTATCAGGACGTCCTCTGAAGAACTGGCCCGGTCCTCCGAGATGACCGAGGGGATGGAAAACCGGCTGTTAAAATATGCCGCCCTCTCTTCTTCTTGGTCCGGGTTCGTCTCGAAATGTACCACGGCCCGTTATCCCCGGGGCAGAATACAGCGCCAGCTGATCCATTTCCTTCTTGGGATCGATCATGGTGAAAACAGGGAACTCCAGCGCTCGGGGCCTCAATACATACGGGTTCTCGGTGCGGACAAAGTGGGCATGGAAATTCTGCGGAAAATGCGGTCTTCATCACGCCTTCCAGTGATGGGGAAAGCCCCGGCAGGCATGAAGGGAGAAGCCCTCCTCCTAGCGGGTATTGAACAGTCGGCATGCAACGTCTGGGAAGAGCTGACGGCCGTTTTTTCGCCGGGAGAGGAAAAGAAACGATATCCCCTCATGGGAGAATGTTTCCCGGAAGGGGAAAACGTTCCCTGA
- a CDS encoding acetate/propionate family kinase → MKILVVNCGSSSLKYQLFDMTDESVLAKGLVERIGIEGARIKHTKTGMDTVIKNTEISNHKVAFKIVVEALLDDSHGVLKSLDELSAVGHRVVHAGEKYAGSVMITQDVIDALEECVPLAPLHNPANLMGIYAVTEALPNVPQVGVFDTAFHQTMPGYAYMYGVPYHYYEKYKVRRYGFHGTSHFYVSRRAAAILGKPVESLNIVTCHMGNGSSLAAVKGGKSVDTSMGFSPLPGVIMGTRSGDVDPLLISFLSEQEGIDNKAMSHVLNKESGLLGISGVSSDLRDIEEAADAGNQRARLAEDMLYYGVKKYIGSYAAAMGGMDALVFTAGIGENSDRAREGICSGLEFMGVKLDLEKNKVRGKECIISTDDSRVKVLVVPTDEELVIARDTKKIALDGN, encoded by the coding sequence ATGAAAATTCTGGTGGTCAACTGCGGAAGTTCATCCCTCAAGTATCAGCTTTTTGACATGACCGACGAATCGGTCCTCGCCAAGGGGCTGGTAGAGAGAATAGGCATAGAGGGTGCCCGGATCAAGCACACGAAGACAGGCATGGACACCGTCATAAAGAACACGGAGATTTCGAACCACAAGGTGGCCTTCAAGATTGTGGTCGAGGCGCTTCTCGACGACAGCCACGGAGTGTTGAAAAGTCTTGACGAGCTTTCTGCCGTGGGACACCGGGTAGTTCATGCGGGGGAGAAATATGCCGGCTCCGTCATGATCACCCAGGACGTCATCGACGCCCTTGAAGAATGCGTCCCCCTCGCACCCCTTCACAACCCGGCGAATCTTATGGGCATTTATGCCGTTACCGAAGCCCTTCCCAACGTCCCCCAGGTAGGCGTATTCGACACCGCTTTCCATCAGACCATGCCGGGATATGCCTACATGTACGGTGTTCCCTATCACTACTACGAGAAGTACAAGGTCCGCCGCTACGGCTTCCACGGCACAAGCCACTTCTACGTGTCCAGGAGGGCGGCGGCAATCCTCGGAAAACCTGTGGAGTCTCTCAACATCGTCACCTGCCATATGGGCAACGGCAGTTCCCTCGCCGCAGTAAAGGGAGGAAAATCCGTGGATACCAGCATGGGATTCAGCCCTCTTCCCGGCGTGATCATGGGGACGAGATCGGGAGACGTGGACCCGCTCCTTATTTCCTTCCTATCAGAACAGGAAGGCATTGACAACAAGGCCATGAGTCATGTCCTCAACAAGGAAAGCGGGCTTCTGGGAATTTCCGGCGTGAGCAGCGACCTCAGGGACATCGAGGAAGCGGCGGATGCCGGAAACCAGAGGGCCAGGCTTGCCGAGGACATGCTGTATTACGGGGTCAAGAAGTATATCGGATCCTATGCCGCCGCCATGGGCGGAATGGATGCGCTGGTCTTCACCGCCGGCATCGGCGAAAACAGCGACAGGGCCCGGGAAGGCATCTGCTCCGGCCTTGAATTCATGGGAGTCAAGCTTGACCTGGAAAAAAACAAAGTCCGCGGCAAGGAGTGTATCATCAGCACCGACGACAGCCGTGTGAAGGTCCTCGTCGTTCCCACGGATGAAGAACTCGTCATCGCCAGGGATACGAAGAAGATCGCCCTGGACGGGAACTAG
- a CDS encoding DUF177 domain-containing protein yields the protein MLTEKSASWKFELETPELGNPEAVTSFHAETDTEQLDSILYDGLEFTFEGPVIVDAEARWADSDLAVSLRISAVFSAPCSRCLEPSRIEILDDFLYLYSLRKKTSAEEASAEEDFHVVPVSRWQRFFDISDHVWESIVISLPRKVLCSADCEGLCPQCGRPLRNGGCGCSPKEVDPRMEKLLGITIEETPE from the coding sequence ATGCTCACAGAGAAATCGGCTTCATGGAAATTCGAGCTTGAAACTCCGGAACTCGGCAACCCGGAAGCTGTGACCAGTTTTCATGCCGAAACGGATACAGAGCAGCTCGACAGCATTTTGTACGACGGCCTGGAATTCACCTTTGAGGGGCCGGTCATCGTGGATGCGGAGGCCCGTTGGGCCGACAGCGACCTTGCGGTTTCTTTGAGGATTTCCGCAGTCTTTTCCGCGCCATGTTCACGATGTCTTGAACCTTCACGTATTGAAATTCTGGACGATTTCCTGTATCTTTACTCATTGCGGAAGAAAACGTCTGCAGAAGAGGCTTCCGCAGAGGAAGATTTCCATGTGGTACCGGTGTCGAGATGGCAGCGTTTTTTCGATATTTCGGATCATGTCTGGGAAAGTATTGTCATATCTCTTCCCAGGAAGGTTCTCTGTTCAGCTGACTGCGAAGGGTTATGCCCCCAATGCGGACGGCCTCTCAGAAACGGGGGGTGCGGCTGTTCACCGAAAGAGGTCGATCCGAGGATGGAAAAGCTTCTCGGTATAACGATTGAAGAGACGCCAGAATAA
- the rpmF gene encoding 50S ribosomal protein L32 gives MATPKSRVSHARTHKRKSEWIGALTAPEVTTCPHCGEVIQNYRACSECGFYRGRQVIKTASEERKEA, from the coding sequence ATGGCAACGCCGAAAAGCAGGGTATCCCATGCCCGTACACATAAAAGAAAGTCAGAGTGGATCGGGGCTCTTACTGCTCCGGAAGTTACGACGTGCCCCCATTGCGGCGAGGTGATCCAGAATTACCGGGCCTGCAGTGAGTGTGGTTTTTACCGGGGCAGGCAAGTGATAAAGACCGCCTCGGAAGAGAGAAAAGAGGCTTAA
- the fapR gene encoding transcription factor FapR produces MKSQKKKNRQDRLLKLIEQNPLATDEELAASLTASVSTIRLDRAVLGVPELRERMRSMAQKATSRLRSLKQSEVVGDLLELEPNKLALSVLETRREMAFRETDIVWDHYIYAQASSIAIAVVEADLVIVDSVRGEYKGHARVGDSLVARAKVGLHKDNRYIVSVRTQVGEKEIFVGRFVAAVLSQSGSA; encoded by the coding sequence ATAAAGTCTCAAAAAAAGAAAAACAGACAGGACAGGCTATTGAAGCTTATCGAACAAAATCCTCTGGCTACCGATGAAGAACTCGCGGCTTCCCTTACGGCAAGCGTGAGCACCATCAGGCTGGACAGGGCTGTTCTGGGTGTTCCGGAGTTAAGGGAAAGAATGCGCTCCATGGCCCAGAAGGCCACCAGCAGGCTCCGCTCCCTGAAGCAGAGCGAAGTGGTCGGAGACCTTCTCGAGCTTGAGCCGAACAAGCTGGCACTTTCGGTGCTTGAAACCCGCAGGGAAATGGCTTTCAGGGAAACGGACATAGTCTGGGATCATTACATCTACGCCCAGGCAAGTTCTATCGCCATTGCCGTCGTGGAAGCAGATCTAGTCATAGTGGATTCAGTGCGGGGAGAATACAAGGGACACGCGAGAGTAGGAGATTCCTTGGTTGCCAGGGCCAAGGTCGGTCTCCATAAAGACAACAGGTACATTGTCAGCGTGAGGACACAGGTAGGCGAAAAGGAAATCTTCGTCGGGAGATTCGTTGCTGCGGTTTTATCGCAAAGCGGATCAGCATAG
- the plsX gene encoding phosphate acyltransferase PlsX — translation MILALDAMGGDHGPSEICRGAISACEENPDLELVLVGQRSEIEPLLEGVPRDVSGRISIVHAEEKIGMDEHPTTAIRKKRHSSLRIAMEMVRSGEASGCVSAGNTGAIVAGGVLVVGRISGIDRPALGVALPTFKKYTFLLDVGATVRSKPENLFQFAHMGNVYSKKILGVPEPQVALLANGSEEIKGDEVIAGAKNLIKASGLNFTGYVEGDDIPYSRADVVVCDGFSGNVLLKFAEGVMSAVYSILREEMGHRIMPKFGMVFMIPMMKDLWARFNYEKYGGTPLLGVNGVVVKAHGRSKADAITNALRVTRNFVLQNGVELIREELG, via the coding sequence TTGATTCTTGCCCTGGATGCCATGGGCGGTGACCATGGCCCTTCAGAGATTTGCAGGGGAGCGATTTCCGCCTGCGAAGAGAACCCTGATCTCGAACTCGTTCTCGTGGGGCAACGTTCTGAAATTGAACCTCTGCTTGAAGGAGTGCCCCGGGACGTTTCCGGGAGAATTTCCATTGTTCATGCCGAAGAAAAGATAGGCATGGACGAGCATCCTACAACGGCCATTCGGAAGAAGCGCCACTCGAGCCTCCGCATAGCCATGGAAATGGTCAGGAGCGGAGAGGCCTCCGGATGTGTTTCCGCCGGAAACACGGGAGCAATTGTCGCGGGCGGTGTCCTGGTGGTGGGACGAATTTCGGGGATTGACCGGCCCGCTCTTGGAGTAGCTCTCCCGACGTTCAAGAAGTACACCTTCCTTCTCGACGTCGGGGCGACCGTTCGGAGCAAGCCCGAAAACCTTTTCCAGTTTGCCCACATGGGCAATGTGTATTCAAAAAAGATTCTCGGTGTACCCGAACCCCAGGTTGCGCTCCTGGCGAACGGTTCGGAAGAAATCAAGGGCGATGAGGTCATAGCGGGGGCAAAAAACCTCATTAAGGCGAGCGGCCTGAATTTCACAGGATACGTTGAAGGCGACGATATTCCCTACAGCCGGGCCGATGTTGTCGTCTGCGACGGTTTTTCAGGAAACGTGCTGCTCAAGTTCGCGGAAGGCGTGATGTCAGCGGTGTACTCCATCCTCAGGGAAGAGATGGGGCACAGAATCATGCCCAAGTTCGGGATGGTCTTCATGATCCCCATGATGAAAGACCTCTGGGCACGGTTCAATTATGAAAAATACGGAGGCACTCCCCTCCTTGGAGTAAACGGGGTTGTGGTGAAGGCCCACGGCCGGTCCAAGGCCGACGCTATCACGAACGCCCTGAGAGTTACACGGAATTTCGTTTTGCAGAACGGAGTCGAGCTTATCAGAGAAGAACTGGGGTAG
- a CDS encoding beta-ketoacyl-ACP synthase III, with protein sequence MVFFSGVSVSIKGTGMYVPEKVLTNNDISQMVETSDEWIRERTGICRRHIAAQGELTSDVALKAARDALQNSGTDPLDLDMVIVATNSPDTLFPGVGPKVQGLLGAEKAGAFDVQSGCTSGVYALTLAAGGIASGIWKKALVIGAEVLSPLIDWTDRNTCILFGDGAGAVVLGVSGEGEGRFISADLRSDGTKHDQIAFLGGLVENPASPETIEKKLHFISMKGNDVFRFVNRIIPPFLRQFCLDSGMEPEEISWWFFHQANQRIIERSAERLGISPEKVVINIDEYGNTSAASVFIALHEFLREGRVQKGDKLLFTAFGAGMTYGGIIYEA encoded by the coding sequence ATGGTTTTTTTTTCCGGTGTTTCCGTTTCCATTAAGGGTACGGGAATGTACGTTCCCGAAAAGGTACTGACAAACAACGATATTTCGCAGATGGTCGAAACCAGCGACGAATGGATTCGGGAGAGAACCGGCATCTGCCGCCGCCATATCGCCGCACAGGGAGAGCTGACAAGCGATGTTGCCCTCAAGGCGGCTCGTGACGCCCTCCAGAATTCCGGTACCGATCCTCTTGATCTTGACATGGTTATTGTGGCGACGAACAGCCCTGATACGCTCTTTCCTGGAGTCGGACCCAAAGTGCAGGGGCTCCTCGGAGCCGAAAAGGCCGGCGCTTTTGATGTCCAGTCGGGATGCACGAGCGGCGTGTACGCCCTTACCCTGGCTGCCGGCGGCATTGCGTCGGGGATTTGGAAAAAGGCGCTCGTCATCGGGGCGGAAGTTCTTTCTCCCCTGATCGACTGGACGGACAGAAATACCTGCATCCTGTTCGGAGACGGAGCGGGTGCCGTGGTGCTCGGCGTGTCCGGAGAAGGCGAAGGCCGGTTTATTTCCGCAGACCTGAGGTCGGACGGAACCAAGCACGATCAGATCGCCTTCCTCGGGGGGCTTGTGGAAAACCCGGCCTCACCCGAAACTATTGAAAAAAAGCTCCATTTCATTTCGATGAAAGGGAATGATGTCTTCCGGTTCGTCAACCGGATCATTCCACCATTTTTACGACAGTTTTGCCTTGACTCCGGCATGGAACCGGAAGAAATATCATGGTGGTTTTTCCATCAGGCGAACCAGAGAATAATCGAACGGTCGGCGGAACGTCTCGGGATTTCCCCCGAAAAAGTGGTCATCAACATCGACGAATACGGCAACACTTCAGCAGCTTCGGTTTTCATTGCCCTCCACGAATTTCTCAGGGAGGGCAGGGTGCAAAAAGGAGACAAACTCCTCTTTACCGCTTTCGGAGCGGGCATGACCTATGGAGGTATTATCTATGAAGCATGA
- the fabK gene encoding enoyl-[acyl-carrier-protein] reductase FabK, which yields MKHDSGTVFSENRITRLFGCEYPLVQGGMAWVADANLAAAVSNGGGLGIIAAANMPPDLLEFQLQKVRTLTDKPFGVNIMLMSPTVDQVIDLVAKYRVPIVTTGAGSPGKVIDILKPMGTIVVPVIASVAQAKRVEKQGADAVVAEGMEAGGHIGELTTMVLVPQIADSVEIPVIAAGGIADGRGVAAAFALGAEGVQVGTRFICCEESTVHRAYKEAVINARDRSNVVTGRFTGHPVRCLKNKLTAKFEELEKCGASLEEYERLGAGKLRAAVVEGDVEWGSVMAGQSSALVNDIRPAADIIQELFSEAGNIVNALPRKIFR from the coding sequence ATGAAGCATGACTCCGGCACTGTGTTCAGCGAAAACAGGATTACCCGTCTTTTCGGGTGCGAGTACCCCCTGGTTCAGGGGGGCATGGCCTGGGTGGCGGATGCAAACCTTGCCGCTGCGGTGAGTAACGGCGGAGGTCTCGGCATCATCGCCGCAGCGAATATGCCCCCCGACCTGCTCGAATTCCAGTTGCAAAAAGTGAGGACCCTCACGGACAAACCCTTCGGCGTGAATATCATGCTGATGTCGCCCACCGTCGACCAGGTGATCGATCTTGTGGCGAAGTACAGGGTCCCCATCGTGACCACGGGAGCGGGAAGTCCGGGAAAGGTAATCGACATTCTCAAGCCGATGGGGACTATTGTCGTTCCCGTCATAGCCTCGGTCGCACAGGCGAAAAGAGTGGAAAAACAGGGGGCCGACGCCGTGGTGGCTGAAGGGATGGAGGCCGGCGGTCATATCGGTGAGCTCACCACCATGGTCCTCGTACCCCAAATCGCGGATTCCGTTGAAATACCCGTCATCGCTGCCGGCGGCATTGCCGACGGCAGGGGGGTAGCAGCGGCATTCGCCCTCGGAGCTGAGGGGGTTCAGGTCGGCACCAGGTTTATCTGTTGTGAGGAATCCACCGTACATCGTGCATACAAAGAAGCGGTCATAAACGCCAGGGACAGAAGCAACGTGGTAACCGGCCGTTTTACGGGACACCCCGTCCGCTGCCTGAAGAACAAGCTGACCGCAAAATTCGAGGAGCTTGAAAAATGCGGCGCTTCATTGGAAGAGTATGAACGGCTCGGAGCAGGGAAACTCAGGGCCGCGGTAGTAGAAGGTGACGTGGAGTGGGGTTCCGTCATGGCAGGGCAGAGCTCCGCTCTTGTAAATGACATTCGGCCTGCAGCCGACATCATTCAAGAGCTCTTCTCGGAAGCGGGGAACATCGTAAACGCCCTTCCCCGGAAGATCTTCAGGTGA
- the fabD gene encoding ACP S-malonyltransferase, with amino-acid sequence MAYSLIFPGQGSQEAGMGKDFFDAFPSARDVFLRADQALGFSLSSIIFNGPEEELMRTAFTQPAILTVSTAILECLKKEAGIIPAPLFMAGHSLGEYTALVASGVLSLEDGVRLVHLRGRLMQEAVPEGEGAMAAILGLDPDLVSAVCSEAAPGGECRPANFNSPGQVVISGSTPFVRAVMEKAKEAGAKKTVLLNVSAPFHSRQMRPVADSLREAFGSLEWHEPSAPIVSNALARPVRSVHEIQQALFDQTFMPVLWNDSVNRMADDGVDTFFEIGPGSVLSGLVKKCRKGVTTQTCGSVPEFEALSNKLKEMV; translated from the coding sequence ATGGCATATTCGCTCATCTTCCCCGGGCAGGGATCCCAGGAAGCAGGCATGGGGAAGGATTTTTTCGATGCCTTTCCCTCCGCGAGGGACGTTTTCCTCCGAGCCGACCAGGCTCTCGGGTTTTCGCTGTCGAGTATCATCTTCAACGGCCCGGAGGAAGAACTCATGAGAACGGCGTTTACCCAGCCGGCGATTCTTACTGTAAGCACAGCTATTCTGGAATGCCTGAAAAAAGAAGCCGGCATCATCCCCGCGCCCCTTTTCATGGCAGGACACAGCCTGGGAGAATACACGGCCCTGGTTGCTTCGGGAGTCCTTTCCCTTGAGGACGGCGTGAGGCTGGTCCATCTTCGGGGCAGGCTCATGCAGGAAGCGGTGCCGGAGGGTGAAGGCGCCATGGCTGCCATTCTCGGGCTCGACCCGGATTTGGTTTCTGCGGTATGCTCGGAAGCGGCGCCCGGAGGGGAGTGCCGGCCGGCGAACTTCAACTCCCCGGGCCAGGTGGTTATTTCCGGGAGCACTCCGTTTGTACGCGCAGTCATGGAAAAGGCAAAAGAGGCCGGCGCAAAAAAAACCGTTCTTCTGAACGTCAGCGCCCCGTTTCACAGCAGACAGATGCGCCCTGTGGCCGACAGTCTGCGGGAAGCCTTCGGTTCACTAGAGTGGCATGAACCTTCCGCGCCGATCGTCTCCAATGCGCTTGCGCGCCCGGTACGCTCCGTTCATGAAATACAGCAGGCCCTTTTCGACCAGACCTTCATGCCCGTCCTCTGGAACGACTCGGTCAACCGAATGGCGGATGACGGAGTAGATACCTTCTTTGAAATCGGTCCGGGATCGGTGCTCAGCGGGCTGGTCAAAAAATGCAGGAAAGGGGTCACTACCCAAACCTGCGGTTCTGTTCCAGAATTCGAGGCTCTTTCAAACAAACTGAAGGAGATGGTGTAG
- the fabG gene encoding 3-oxoacyl-[acyl-carrier-protein] reductase: MTEEKTALVTGAGKGIGRAVALRLATMGFCVAVNYNRSEKQADEVCRLIRDAGGIALPFRGDVSSVSDVKNLFSDVEKKLSPVSVLVNNAGITKDGLLMRMESDDWNSVLTANLSSVYYCTKEAIRGMVRAKWGRIINISSVVALIGNPGQANYCASKAGIIGFTKSVAREYAGKGITANALAPGYIATEMTDALPDAARIRLLQQVPAGRPGTPEDVAAAAAFLASGDAAYITGQVIAIDGGMTMC, encoded by the coding sequence ATGACGGAAGAGAAAACTGCGCTTGTGACAGGTGCAGGCAAGGGGATAGGCAGAGCGGTTGCCCTCCGTCTTGCTACTATGGGGTTTTGTGTCGCGGTTAATTACAATCGGAGCGAAAAACAGGCCGACGAAGTCTGCCGGCTGATCAGGGATGCCGGGGGGATTGCTCTTCCCTTCAGGGGAGACGTTTCTTCCGTGAGCGACGTAAAAAATCTGTTTTCCGATGTGGAGAAGAAACTAAGCCCGGTTTCGGTACTCGTCAACAATGCAGGAATAACGAAAGACGGGCTTCTTATGAGAATGGAAAGTGACGATTGGAATTCCGTGCTGACAGCCAATCTCTCCTCAGTGTATTATTGTACGAAGGAAGCGATTCGGGGAATGGTACGGGCAAAGTGGGGCAGGATCATCAACATCTCGTCGGTGGTCGCCCTGATAGGAAATCCGGGTCAGGCCAATTACTGTGCTTCCAAGGCAGGCATCATCGGCTTTACCAAATCGGTAGCAAGAGAATATGCCGGAAAGGGTATTACGGCAAACGCTCTCGCCCCAGGCTACATAGCCACGGAAATGACGGATGCCCTTCCTGACGCCGCAAGAATCAGGCTTTTACAGCAGGTTCCCGCCGGCCGGCCGGGAACCCCTGAAGATGTTGCGGCGGCGGCGGCCTTTCTCGCCTCAGGGGATGCGGCGTATATAACCGGACAGGTAATCGCCATTGACGGCGGTATGACCATGTGCTGA
- the acpP gene encoding acyl carrier protein, with protein sequence MKKEEMLARLKEIIIDRLDVEEDQIVPEASFVEDLGADSLDIVELIMGIEEEFDIEIPDEDAEKLTTVGEAMNYTLGKLGVDE encoded by the coding sequence ATGAAAAAAGAGGAAATGCTCGCCCGTTTGAAAGAAATCATCATCGACAGGCTTGATGTCGAAGAAGACCAGATAGTTCCGGAGGCTTCCTTCGTGGAAGACCTCGGTGCGGATTCGCTGGACATCGTCGAGCTCATTATGGGCATCGAGGAAGAATTTGACATCGAGATTCCCGACGAGGACGCTGAAAAGCTGACGACCGTGGGAGAAGCAATGAACTATACCCTCGGCAAACTAGGAGTTGACGAGTAG